The Fibrobacter sp. genome includes a region encoding these proteins:
- a CDS encoding DUF167 domain-containing protein, with the protein MEKQSGCTFEVHLKPRAKRDGIVMGESGVLEISVTSPPVDDRANEHLVKLLSKRLSIPRSSIRIIKGGHSRNKVVALDGLTDTEVKNRIAV; encoded by the coding sequence TTGGAGAAACAATCGGGCTGCACATTCGAGGTTCATCTCAAACCCAGAGCCAAAAGAGATGGAATCGTAATGGGTGAATCAGGGGTACTTGAGATTTCGGTTACCTCTCCGCCGGTCGATGACCGGGCCAATGAGCATCTTGTAAAGCTGCTCTCGAAGCGGCTTTCGATTCCCAGATCATCAATAAGAATCATTAAGGGCGGGCATTCCAGAAACAAGGTGGTTGCCCTCGATGGTTTGACAGATACTGAAGTGAAAAACAGAATCGCAGTATAA